A window of Bacteroidota bacterium contains these coding sequences:
- a CDS encoding T9SS type A sorting domain-containing protein — translation MRLIITTILILSSVLGFCQLPDFSWVNNGGDAAVMKIKTTSAGDYIAVGLFGGTIDFDPGAGTANYTSNSGSQDIFIEKISASGSLLWVRIIGGPGDDYAGDIYIDATGKIYITGSFSGTVDFDPGSGTTNLTSSNGSNDIFMLRLSVGGNFSIVKRFAGNGDEYGENIIADASGNIYLSGSFNNDTVSFSGISVSGSGFNGFVAKLNNTGTATWAYAIPVYSTSDMVVDNNSNIYIGGGFFGSNLDFDPGAGTFYLSAGIRERAYILKLTSSGSFAWAQTYMVYGNNDEIKTMGLLSTGEIVIGMDFEANYLTSEEGYVIAKINPATGTSIWWNEINNMVTFPDACVKDMTIDAADNIYYTGNYSGGQYVAGAYNSFVNADIFLGGYNSAGMPTVGFTIGYTDFNDCEALTIDANGGIVLCGLFSTTLDFNFSPFAVNNLTPVGTEDNFMLKLQQNPSGVWSIAQQQQNQHIAFPNPFQNSIELNMQELHENTSIKIFDLTGQIIFNQNTTVGSKNLKIATLEWPNGIYFLNLKNEKEELNYKLIKN, via the coding sequence GGTTATGAAAATAAAAACAACTTCAGCCGGCGACTATATTGCGGTTGGGCTTTTTGGTGGAACGATAGATTTTGATCCGGGCGCAGGTACAGCAAATTACACCTCCAATTCAGGCAGTCAGGATATTTTTATTGAAAAGATAAGTGCCAGCGGTAGTTTACTTTGGGTGAGGATAATTGGAGGACCTGGCGATGATTATGCTGGTGACATTTATATTGATGCCACCGGAAAAATTTATATCACCGGCTCTTTTTCCGGTACAGTAGATTTTGATCCTGGCAGCGGCACAACAAATTTGACTTCGTCAAATGGATCTAATGATATTTTTATGCTTCGACTTTCAGTAGGCGGAAATTTTTCGATTGTAAAAAGATTTGCTGGGAATGGGGATGAATATGGAGAAAACATTATAGCAGATGCTTCCGGAAATATTTATTTAAGCGGTAGTTTTAATAACGACACCGTTTCCTTTTCGGGAATTAGCGTAAGCGGAAGCGGATTTAATGGCTTTGTAGCAAAATTAAATAATACCGGAACCGCAACATGGGCTTATGCCATTCCTGTGTATTCCACCAGTGATATGGTGGTGGATAACAATTCCAATATTTATATTGGCGGCGGCTTTTTTGGAAGCAATTTGGATTTTGACCCGGGTGCAGGAACGTTTTATTTAAGTGCAGGAATAAGAGAAAGAGCTTATATTCTCAAATTAACTTCTTCCGGCAGCTTTGCTTGGGCGCAAACATATATGGTGTATGGAAATAACGACGAAATAAAAACAATGGGGTTACTTAGTACAGGGGAAATTGTAATTGGGATGGATTTCGAAGCCAATTATTTAACTTCAGAAGAGGGATATGTGATTGCAAAAATTAATCCGGCTACAGGTACTTCCATTTGGTGGAATGAAATTAACAATATGGTTACTTTCCCTGATGCCTGCGTAAAAGACATGACCATTGATGCCGCTGATAACATTTACTACACAGGTAATTATAGCGGTGGACAATATGTAGCAGGCGCTTATAATAGTTTTGTGAATGCTGATATTTTTTTAGGTGGATACAACAGTGCCGGAATGCCAACCGTGGGATTTACTATTGGGTATACTGATTTTAATGATTGCGAAGCCTTAACTATTGATGCCAATGGTGGAATTGTGCTTTGTGGATTGTTTAGCACAACACTCGATTTCAATTTTTCGCCTTTCGCAGTAAATAATTTGACTCCGGTTGGAACAGAGGATAATTTTATGTTGAAATTACAACAAAATCCATCCGGAGTTTGGTCAATTGCTCAGCAGCAACAAAATCAGCACATAGCTTTTCCAAATCCATTCCAAAATAGCATCGAACTTAATATGCAGGAGCTGCATGAAAACACAAGCATAAAAATATTCGATTTAACAGGACAAATCATATTTAATCAAAACACAACAGTTGGGAGTAAAAATTTAAAAATTGCAACGTTGGAGTGGCCGAATGGAATTTATTTTTTAAACCTAAAAAATGAAAAAGAAGAACTAAATTATAAGTTAATAAAAAACTAA